A single window of Methanoregula sp. DNA harbors:
- a CDS encoding cyclase family protein produces MKIVDVTRPLANDMLVYPGDLPPTFRQQDMGHYLVSDLHMSTHTGTHIDAPAHYLKSGDTIDTIPLDNLIGRCRVLDVRGAGSTITAEHLRERAGGVERLLLKTSFSGTNRFTEDYPCLSVDAAQLVTRSRIRCVGIDSPSIESFHCDGAVHRELLGHGCIVIELLDLSRVTEGDYNMVALPLRLKGLDGSPARVVLSTPEE; encoded by the coding sequence ATGAAAATTGTTGATGTAACTCGTCCGCTCGCAAACGATATGCTGGTATATCCCGGTGACCTGCCCCCCACGTTCAGACAGCAGGACATGGGACACTACCTGGTAAGCGATCTCCACATGAGCACGCATACCGGCACCCATATCGACGCCCCTGCCCACTATCTCAAATCCGGGGATACGATCGATACAATTCCTTTGGACAACCTGATCGGAAGGTGCCGGGTGCTGGATGTACGCGGTGCAGGCAGCACAATCACCGCAGAGCACCTCCGGGAGAGAGCCGGGGGTGTGGAGCGCCTCCTTCTCAAAACATCATTCTCCGGCACCAACCGGTTCACCGAAGATTATCCCTGCCTTTCTGTCGATGCAGCGCAACTGGTCACCCGCAGCAGGATACGATGCGTCGGGATCGATTCCCCTTCCATCGAATCATTTCATTGCGACGGGGCTGTGCACCGTGAACTGCTCGGGCATGGCTGCATCGTCATCGAACTGCTGGACCTTTCCCGGGTAACCGAAGGCGATTATAACATGGTTGCTCTGCCGCTGCGCTTAAAAGGCTTAGACGGTTCGCCGGCACGTGTCGTGCTGTCAACACCGGAGGAGTAA
- a CDS encoding ABC transporter ATP-binding protein, with protein MLYIEDLHVNIGEKEVLHDINLHIGEGETHVLLGPNGSGKTTLLMTLMGFSSYTITKGKILFKGEDVTKMRAHERAQRGIGMLFQRPPTISGLRLGKLLTAISKTKKEDIPGLAASVHMDKFLERDINKGFSGGEIKRSEVLQLMIQNPDFVMLDEPESGVDLENISLIGSAIGSLLEKEKHVIKRQKSGLVITHTGYILDYLETDKGHVMCEGMIKCRGNPREILKDIKQHGYKECLECRQN; from the coding sequence ATGCTGTATATCGAAGACCTTCACGTAAATATCGGCGAAAAAGAGGTGCTGCACGACATAAACCTGCATATCGGGGAGGGTGAGACCCATGTGCTGCTGGGCCCCAACGGGTCGGGAAAGACCACGCTGCTCATGACCCTCATGGGATTTTCCAGTTATACGATAACGAAAGGAAAGATACTTTTTAAAGGCGAGGACGTGACAAAGATGCGGGCCCACGAGCGGGCGCAACGGGGTATCGGCATGCTCTTCCAGCGCCCTCCCACGATCTCCGGGCTCAGACTTGGCAAGCTCCTCACCGCAATTTCCAAGACGAAAAAAGAAGATATTCCCGGGCTCGCGGCATCTGTTCATATGGATAAATTTTTGGAACGCGACATCAACAAAGGGTTTTCCGGGGGGGAGATCAAGCGCAGCGAAGTACTTCAGCTGATGATCCAGAACCCGGACTTTGTTATGCTCGATGAGCCGGAGAGCGGGGTCGACCTTGAAAATATCTCGCTGATCGGGTCTGCGATCGGCTCGCTCCTTGAGAAGGAGAAACATGTCATCAAACGCCAGAAGAGCGGGCTCGTGATCACCCATACCGGGTATATCCTCGACTATCTCGAAACCGATAAGGGGCATGTGATGTGTGAGGGCATGATCAAGTGCCGGGGCAATCCCCGCGAAATCTTAAAAGACATCAAGCAGCATGGATACAAGGAGTGCCTTGAATGCCGCCAGAACTGA
- a CDS encoding protein-L-isoaspartate(D-aspartate) O-methyltransferase, translated as MAQFGRDDERRRMVEHQIEARGIREPRVLAAMREIPRHIFIPPPYDRAAYDDCPLPIGNGQTISQPYIVALMTALIRPAAQDNVLEIGAGSGYQAAVLAALVRKVTTVERIPDVAGLARKNLAALNVGNAEIIVGDGTLGYPDNAPYDGIIITAATPQVPTPLIVQMADGGRLVAPVGGRGVQELVVLEKDRGRVSESFHGGVRFVPLIGEHGWEN; from the coding sequence ATGGCTCAATTCGGGCGGGATGATGAACGCAGGCGGATGGTGGAACACCAGATCGAAGCCCGGGGTATCCGCGAACCCCGCGTGCTTGCAGCAATGAGGGAGATCCCCCGTCATATATTCATTCCCCCGCCGTATGACCGTGCGGCATATGACGACTGCCCGCTCCCCATCGGCAACGGGCAGACCATCTCCCAGCCATACATCGTTGCGCTGATGACAGCCCTGATCCGGCCGGCAGCACAGGATAATGTGCTCGAGATCGGTGCAGGGAGCGGGTACCAGGCTGCGGTACTTGCCGCACTGGTACGAAAGGTGACAACGGTCGAACGGATCCCGGACGTCGCCGGTCTCGCGCGGAAAAATCTGGCCGCCCTTAATGTTGGCAATGCCGAGATCATTGTTGGTGACGGGACGCTCGGGTATCCAGATAATGCTCCCTATGACGGCATCATCATCACCGCAGCAACCCCGCAGGTCCCCACACCGCTCATCGTCCAGATGGCCGATGGCGGACGGCTCGTGGCGCCGGTGGGGGGGCGGGGTGTCCAGGAGCTGGTTGTGCTGGAGAAAGACAGGGGCAGGGTATCAGAGTCGTTCCATGGCGGGGTCCGGTTTGTCCCGCTCATCGGTGAGCATGGCTGGGAGAACTGA
- a CDS encoding phosphopentomutase/phosphoglucosamine mutase, translated as MLFGSSGIRRRFDRELLDIALKTGSALAARSHEIIVGMDTRTTSPPLSHLVISGLLGSGATAYNCGIAPTPSVAYAARDADAACMITASHNPEEYNGLKLFNPDGSSFTRQQQDDLETLLAREHWTDWENQGTLKSLDAVSQHIQAIQKQVSVREEIPVVLDCGNGAGCMLTPQLLPLLGVRTVTLNCNPSGHFSRPSEPLEKNLPFIGEMVRSTGSRCAVVHDGDADRMMAWDKKGRYISGDHLLMLFAQYLDAKQVVTTTDASMMIEEVADVRRTPVGDAYVSERLRSWGDFGGEPSGAWIFPRMSYCPDGPFAAALFCEIASEWDVEEEIGKMPSYPILRVSFACKTAKKVMTALGAASPTDGIRIAGEHGWCMVRASGTEPKIRITAEGTTPQEAKAMLLRGRALLKQGKTA; from the coding sequence ATGCTTTTCGGGTCCTCGGGAATCCGGCGGCGCTTTGACCGGGAACTTCTTGATATCGCGTTAAAAACCGGATCGGCACTGGCAGCCCGGTCCCATGAAATCATCGTGGGTATGGATACAAGGACGACAAGCCCCCCCCTTTCCCACCTCGTGATCTCGGGGCTGCTGGGTTCGGGTGCAACCGCATACAACTGCGGGATCGCCCCGACGCCCTCGGTCGCGTATGCTGCAAGGGACGCAGACGCGGCATGCATGATCACCGCCTCCCATAATCCCGAGGAATACAACGGTCTCAAGCTCTTCAACCCGGATGGATCATCCTTCACCCGCCAGCAGCAGGACGACCTTGAAACACTGCTTGCCCGTGAGCACTGGACTGACTGGGAGAACCAGGGCACTCTGAAGTCATTAGATGCAGTATCGCAGCACATACAGGCAATCCAAAAACAGGTGAGTGTCCGGGAGGAGATCCCTGTTGTCCTTGACTGCGGGAACGGGGCAGGGTGCATGCTCACCCCACAACTCCTGCCCCTGCTCGGTGTCAGGACCGTCACCCTCAACTGCAACCCGTCGGGACATTTTTCACGCCCATCAGAACCACTGGAGAAAAACCTTCCCTTTATTGGAGAGATGGTGCGCTCGACCGGATCGCGGTGCGCTGTTGTACATGACGGGGATGCCGACCGGATGATGGCATGGGACAAAAAAGGGAGGTATATCTCCGGAGATCACCTGCTTATGCTATTTGCACAATACCTCGATGCAAAACAGGTGGTCACTACGACGGATGCCTCGATGATGATTGAGGAAGTTGCAGATGTAAGGCGCACCCCGGTCGGCGATGCATATGTCTCAGAGAGACTCCGGTCCTGGGGAGATTTTGGCGGCGAGCCCTCCGGTGCATGGATTTTCCCCCGCATGTCCTATTGCCCTGACGGCCCGTTTGCAGCAGCCCTCTTCTGCGAGATCGCTTCGGAATGGGATGTGGAAGAAGAAATCGGTAAGATGCCATCGTATCCGATTCTCCGTGTATCTTTTGCCTGCAAAACCGCAAAAAAAGTCATGACAGCCCTTGGTGCAGCAAGCCCCACCGATGGGATCCGGATTGCGGGGGAACATGGATGGTGCATGGTGCGTGCAAGCGGGACGGAACCAAAAATCCGGATCACTGCCGAGGGCACAACACCACAGGAGGCAAAAGCGATGCTTTTGCGCGGGCGTGCTCTCTTAAAGCAGGGAAAAACTGCTTAA
- a CDS encoding SufD family Fe-S cluster assembly protein encodes MPPELIPTPLSKVDQERLAQSGIDLAMKNRCGSYLQMDQDIVHAECEQEGIEVLSYKKAMEKYDWLKDYNWKVVPPEKDDITKYVAAQKDPKGYVIIAHKGSNNILPIQACLYLGREQIQHVHNIIIAEEDAELHIISGCTSGAHVGKGGAHYGISEFYVKKNAKISFTMIHNWSEDIEVFPRSASVVEENGVFLSNYVSMQPVKKVQMYPTANLVGENSVARFSSIVIASKTSFFDIGSRAILEGKGASAELITRAITKGGTIISRGHILGKTAGTRGHLECKGLILQDGRIYAVPEIEGNVVGTELSHEAAVGKLARDEIEYLMSRGLDEDEATATIIRGFLDVKIIGLPDALQKQIDASIDVAEKSGF; translated from the coding sequence ATGCCGCCAGAACTGATCCCAACCCCTCTCTCCAAAGTCGATCAGGAACGGCTTGCACAGTCGGGTATTGACCTTGCCATGAAAAACCGGTGCGGGAGCTACCTCCAGATGGACCAGGACATCGTCCATGCTGAATGCGAACAGGAGGGAATTGAAGTCCTTTCATATAAAAAAGCGATGGAAAAGTACGACTGGTTGAAGGACTACAACTGGAAGGTCGTGCCACCGGAGAAAGACGATATCACGAAGTATGTTGCTGCACAAAAAGATCCAAAAGGTTACGTGATCATCGCGCATAAAGGCTCAAACAACATACTGCCCATCCAGGCATGCCTGTATCTCGGGCGCGAACAGATCCAGCATGTCCATAATATCATCATCGCAGAGGAGGATGCCGAGCTCCATATCATCTCCGGCTGCACGAGCGGGGCACATGTGGGTAAAGGCGGGGCGCACTATGGCATATCGGAATTCTATGTAAAAAAGAACGCCAAGATCAGTTTCACGATGATCCACAACTGGTCAGAGGATATCGAAGTCTTCCCGCGAAGCGCTTCCGTTGTTGAAGAGAACGGGGTATTCCTCTCCAACTATGTTTCCATGCAACCGGTAAAGAAGGTGCAGATGTATCCCACGGCAAATCTCGTGGGAGAGAACTCCGTCGCACGGTTCTCAAGCATCGTGATCGCGTCCAAAACATCGTTCTTTGACATCGGCTCCCGTGCGATCCTTGAGGGAAAAGGTGCAAGTGCCGAACTCATCACGCGTGCTATAACAAAAGGCGGCACTATCATCTCCCGCGGGCATATTCTTGGCAAGACAGCAGGCACCCGCGGGCATCTCGAATGCAAAGGGCTGATCCTGCAGGACGGCAGGATCTATGCGGTCCCGGAGATTGAGGGTAACGTTGTCGGAACCGAGCTCTCCCATGAAGCTGCCGTGGGCAAGCTTGCACGGGACGAGATCGAGTACCTGATGTCCCGGGGCCTTGACGAAGACGAAGCCACCGCAACCATTATCCGTGGCTTCCTCGATGTCAAGATCATCGGGCTTCCTGACGCACTCCAGAAACAGATCGACGCGTCGATTGATGTGGCAGAAAAATCCGGGTTTTAA
- a CDS encoding site-specific DNA-methyltransferase, translating to MRPEKVQDKTGKARVRKGSQGAKQQVLSHEPAELKKFTNRIICGNAQQVLARLPARSIDLIITSPPYNFGHAYAQDSRNDTCAWNEYFAQLLMVWQECERVLKPGGRIAVNVQPLFSDYIPTHHIISSQLQGLGLLWKAEFVWEKNNYNAKYTAWGSWKSPSMPYIKYTWEFIEVFDKETHKKGGRREDIDITADEFKEWVIGKWSFPPEIRMKDYGHPAMFPEELPRRLMKLFSYKNDIVLDPFNGAGTTTLVAGKLGRRFIGIDISRQYCNTALQRLGVVSKGHEPSDDSPRPAILELDGTGSRS from the coding sequence GTGCGTCCGGAGAAAGTGCAGGATAAAACGGGCAAGGCAAGGGTCCGGAAGGGCTCACAGGGTGCCAAGCAGCAGGTGTTGTCCCATGAACCTGCAGAGCTCAAAAAATTTACAAACCGGATTATCTGCGGGAATGCACAGCAGGTGCTTGCCCGGCTCCCTGCCAGGAGTATCGATCTTATCATCACATCCCCGCCCTACAATTTCGGGCATGCCTATGCACAGGACTCACGGAATGATACCTGTGCATGGAATGAATATTTTGCCCAGCTCCTTATGGTATGGCAGGAGTGCGAACGGGTATTGAAACCCGGCGGGCGGATAGCCGTGAACGTCCAGCCGCTTTTTTCTGATTACATCCCCACGCACCACATCATCTCGTCCCAGCTCCAGGGCCTCGGATTGTTATGGAAGGCGGAATTTGTCTGGGAGAAGAACAACTACAATGCAAAATATACAGCGTGGGGGAGCTGGAAGTCGCCATCGATGCCCTATATCAAGTACACATGGGAGTTTATCGAGGTCTTTGACAAGGAGACGCACAAGAAGGGCGGCAGGAGGGAGGATATCGATATCACCGCTGACGAGTTCAAGGAATGGGTGATCGGGAAATGGTCATTCCCGCCGGAGATCAGGATGAAGGACTATGGTCACCCCGCGATGTTTCCCGAAGAACTGCCAAGGCGGCTGATGAAACTCTTCTCGTATAAAAACGACATCGTGCTTGACCCGTTCAACGGGGCAGGGACGACCACACTTGTCGCAGGGAAGCTCGGGCGCCGGTTCATCGGGATCGATATCTCCCGGCAGTACTGCAATACCGCACTTCAGCGCCTCGGAGTGGTATCAAAAGGACATGAGCCATCCGATGACTCTCCCCGGCCGGCGATCCTTGAGCTTGACGGCACGGGCAGTCGCAGCTGA
- a CDS encoding TIGR01458 family HAD-type hydrolase, giving the protein MVTGMDVKGFLIDLDGVLYTGEQVIDGARMAIGLLAERKYRFRFVSNTTRSCKKTISGRLARLGFDIPEPSIFTPPFAAIARMNALGKHRCMLITTGDVHKDFENSCDIHGEGAIDYVVVGDAGDAISYERLNAAFRAVNAGAEIIALEKDRYWMSPDGLMLSAGPFVAALEYATGKTATVMGKPSPVFFEMALRDIGLDPCEAAMIGDDILTDIAGARAIGMKTVLVRTGKFNEGALLNAPVRPDYVIGSIADIRDLL; this is encoded by the coding sequence ATGGTCACCGGCATGGATGTCAAAGGATTTCTCATCGATCTCGACGGGGTCCTCTATACGGGGGAGCAGGTAATCGACGGGGCACGCATGGCAATCGGACTGCTGGCGGAGAGGAAATACCGGTTCAGGTTTGTCTCCAACACAACACGATCCTGTAAAAAGACCATATCCGGCCGGCTCGCCCGTCTTGGTTTTGATATCCCGGAGCCCTCAATTTTTACGCCGCCGTTTGCCGCGATTGCCCGGATGAATGCTCTTGGAAAGCACCGCTGCATGCTCATCACGACAGGCGATGTCCATAAGGATTTTGAGAATTCCTGCGACATACACGGGGAGGGCGCCATCGATTACGTTGTAGTCGGAGACGCCGGAGATGCGATCTCCTATGAGCGCCTCAATGCGGCGTTCCGTGCAGTAAATGCCGGGGCAGAGATCATTGCACTTGAAAAAGACCGGTACTGGATGTCCCCCGATGGCCTGATGCTCTCCGCCGGCCCGTTTGTTGCTGCGCTCGAATATGCGACCGGAAAAACTGCAACCGTCATGGGCAAACCATCACCGGTATTCTTTGAAATGGCGCTCCGTGACATCGGTCTTGATCCCTGCGAGGCAGCAATGATCGGCGATGACATCCTGACTGATATTGCGGGCGCACGCGCAATTGGCATGAAAACGGTCCTTGTAAGGACAGGAAAATTTAACGAGGGGGCGCTTCTTAATGCGCCGGTCAGGCCGGACTATGTCATCGGCTCGATTGCAGACATCAGGGATCTCTTATGA